taactatttaatagtacgcaaagcaaaaacaaatgcacGGACGACTATCTTTGTTGTTTAagtactattttgtatagttaCTGAACTATCTTCATTggccaattttaccaagcacttttttttatgtgtaGTTTCGGTGTTTCTTAGGTAATAAACGAGCTAATAATCTGCATTATTATTAGATCTCCACCAACGACTACGGCGCCATGGAGGGCCTGGTCAAGCAGATCGTGAAGGAAAAGCAGAATTTCGAGCGTCTGGAGATGAAGAAGTCCGACCTGCTGGAGATGTTCAAGTACAACGAGTTCAAGGTGCGCATTCTCAACGAGAAGGTGACCACCGATCGCACCACCGTTTACAAGTGCGGCTCGCTGATTGATCTCTGCCGCGGACCACATGTCCGTCACACCGGCAAGGTGAAGGCCCTGAAGATCACCAAGAACTCGTCCACCTACTGGGAGGGCAAGGCGGACGCTGAGACGCTGCAGCGTGTGTACGGCATCTCGTTTCCCGATCCCAAGCAGCTCAAGGAGTGGGAGAAGCTGCAGGAGGAGGCGGCCAAGCGGGATCATCGCAAGATCGGTCGCGAGCAGGAGCTGTTCTTCTTCCATGAGCTCTCCCCTGGCTCATGCTTCTTCCAGCCGCGCGGAGCGCACATCTACAACACGCTGATTGGATTTATTAAGGCGGAGTACAGGAAGCGCGGCTTTCAGGAGGTCATTTCACCGAATATCTACAATGCCAAATTGTGGATGACCTCGGGTCACTGGCAGCACTACGCCGAGAACATGTTCTCTTTTGAGGCCGAGAAGGAGAAGTTCGCCCTCAAGCCGATGAATTGTCCCGGCCACTGCCTCATCTTCGATAATCGCAATCGATCGTGGCGCGAGTTGCCTTTGCGCATGGCCGACTTTGGTGTGCTGCATCGCAACGAACTCTCCGGCGCTTTGACCGGACTTACCCGCGTTCGTCGCTTCCAGCAGGACGATGCGCACATCTTCTGTGCCCCCGAGCAAATCAAGAGCGAGATGAAGGGCTGTCTGGAGTTCCTGAAGCACGTCTACACCATTTTCGGCTTCTCCTTCCAGCTGGTTCTTTCCACACGCCCCGAAAATTACCTCGGCGAGCTGGAGCAGTGGAACGATGCGGAGAAAGCGCTGGCCGAGTCACTCAACGAGTTCGGCATGCCCTGGAAGGAGAACCCCGGCGATGGTGCCTTCTATGGGCCCAAGATTGATATTACTATTATGGACGCTCTAAAGCGAGCGCATCAGTGCGCCACCATTCAGCTGGACTTCCAGCTGCCCATTCGCTTTAATCTCAGCTACATTGCCGACGATGGCGAGAAGAAGCGGCCGGTGATCATCCATCGCGCCATCCTCGGCTCCGTGGAGCGCATGATTGCCATTCTCACGGAGAACTTTGCCGGCAAGTGGCCCTTCTGGCTGTCGCCGCGCCAGGTGATGGTGGTTCCCGTGGGTCCCGCCTACGATCAGTACGCCCAGTCTGTCCGGGATCAGCTTCATGCCGCCGGATTCATGAGCGAGGCGGACTGCGATGCCGGCGACACGATGAACAAGAAGATACGCAATGCTCAGTTGGCGCAGTTCAACTTCATTCTGGTGGTGGGCGACAAGGAGCGCTCCTCGAACACCGTGAACGTCCGCACTCGGGATAACAAGGTGCATGGCGAGGTCTCGGTGGCGGATCTGATTACCAAGCTGCAGAAGATTCGCGACGAGTTCATCTCGAACGAGGACAACTTCTAAGACTCTACTTCGATCTATATTTATCAAAACGTATACTTAACATTTGCATGGCAAAGCAAGTACGCAttttttgttctttctatGTATTTACGCTTATGAAACCGGAATTcacaaataaaaaccaaaaccaaacatGAATTATGATAAGGCCTCGGATTTTGCTTATTTGTCCATTTTTGGTgcgatttttaccaaattttCTAGGAAGGTGTCATAATTTTCAAATGTTATAAATCCGGATGCATAttggaaatatgcaaaatatatgaataaaatatgctaaacaaatttttaatgcagccCTCTTATTCTAAGGAATTTTCAGTAAACACGGCGAGCAATTTAAACGAACAGTTTGGCCGATAGGGTTAAAAACTATTCTGCCCCTTTTACTATTTTTGCCCCCTTCTCGCCTTCTcgttggaaatataaaaagggtttccttaaatttgggaaaaaattagatatctcaGAAATGACGAAAAAGAACCACCAATTTTCTTAGGGTAAATTATGTTGGCTATGAAATGGTCAATCTTgaatagtttagtttattttgtattttgcatattttatgcatatgcaTTTTATGAATGCCactaattttaaactatatttttcttgaaacgaactttggtgttttcggaattgatctaactttatcttaaaaaaatatgctaatatgcaaaatccgaggtctaATTTATGATGTATTGAATcatcttttttaaatgtttagttAATGAAAACATGAGGGAGCCATATGTGGATGacgaattttattatttaccataGCGATTTAATTCgggaaaaaaactgaaaagaggAATTTAGCTAATTATTAAGCTTTTCTAACTGAGAATCATATCTTTACAATCCTATTACACTGTAATTTTCTGACGAATCAGTGGAATTTGTCAGCAATTTCGGACTAGTCATGCCGACACAGGTGCGCAGGTCATACAGAAACGATTTTAAACGGTAACGCAGCCTGAAATTGATAAGATACGGTGCCCCAAATATCGTGGAACCCTTTTTATAAGAGGGAATGGTGATACATTGTACACCCACTTTGTATGAGTCATGCTTGGGGAgcgttttttttatgttttaatttattactaATATCTTGTatacttttcattttcataatttgatttattaaaaattgcatccatagttttatgtttttattcaATTATCAATTTTGTAAGCTTTTGCTTTTCGCGTAAAAAATGCACAAAGTTCTCTCGCTAATCGAAGCAAAAATCGTTAATAATATATTGTTAAGTGTTTGCTCTGCTCGTGTGCTGCATGTCTGTTTTCAGTTTTAgtcataaaaatacatattatatatctgtgtatatttattcatAAGATGCACGTGGCCAAGTCCTATGCCATCCAAAGTTCCAGTTAGCAGTTGCGCTCGCTGTGCTAAAAAAAGAAGCCGAAAACCGAACCGAAATTGGCGAAACAAAACAGAACGAGGGGGCACTAAAATGAGAAACAAAATGCCTGGCTGGTGGAATCATATTGAACACAGGCTGGCTGCGTGGTATCTACGACTGATGGAGATGCCGAGAGCTGGAATGTCGGAGGTTCCTGGACCGCCTGGCCTGACATAAGTACATGGTTTAGGGGGTTGGGTATCGGAAATGCACAACACTATATTCTTGTCTGGGGTAGCTAACTCGCAAATATTACTCTGATCCTGATCCCTGATCCTGATAAGTTAGCATGCTCAGCTCAGCTCAATTAACATTAATTAGTTAGCCGATTTCGTTAATGGTTGTTTAGTCTATTTGCCTTTGCTATCATTTTTGttactttataaataaacttaaacgtaaggtgtgtatgtgtgtgtatagaTGTTGAGGAATCCGCCGCAGATCCAGCCGGAACATACACCTCGTTGGATCGGGGTTGGGTTTTCGGGGTTCTAGCAGGCACAGCCGCCCTCGGGATCCTTCGTCTCGTTGGGCGAGTCCTTCAGCACCACCTCCTGCATGTCCTCCGAGGGCTTGTTCTCCGTGGAATCCATGCCGGGCAGGGCAGCGGCCACCCGCCGGAACAACTGCTTCACATTGTAGCCCGCCTTGGCGCTCGTCTCGATGAACATCACGTTCAGCTCCTTCGCCTTGCGCTCCCCCTCCTCGGTGGACACCTGGCGCTTGTCCGAGAGATCCGTCTTGTTGCCCACCAGCATGATGATGACGTCGCTGCCCCGCTCCGTGCGCACGTCATCGATCCACTTGGAGGTCTGGTGGAAAGAGTTGGTGTTGGTGATGTCGTACACCACGACGGCCACCGTGGAGTCGCGTATGTAGGAGGGGATGAGGGAGCGGAAACGCTCCTGGCCCGCCGTGTCCCACAGCTGCAGGCGCACCGTTCGATCCTCCAGGTACATGGTCTTCGAGAGGAAATCAATGCCGATCGTCGCCTGGTACGTGTTGTCGAAGCTGTCGTACATGAAGCGAGTGATCAGCGAGGTCTTGCCCACACTCTGCTCGCCCAGGAAAACGAGCTTGAACTTCCGCAGCGGATTGCCAAAATCACCGGATGACATCTTTCACGTACGTGTCTACTTTTTCTTAATTACGGGTTGGCTGACCTCTCTCCGCTCTCCTATCTGCACTActccgcacacacacacacacactcctcGGCTGCGCACTCTCCACTCTCCACCCCTCCTCTCTGTTTATAATGGGGCTGGGCCAGCGGTTTTCGGGCACTTCTCGCACTGCGATTTCTCTGCGGGCACCGCTTCCAAGTGGCCGCACT
The genomic region above belongs to Drosophila takahashii strain IR98-3 E-12201 chromosome 2L, DtakHiC1v2, whole genome shotgun sequence and contains:
- the ThrRS gene encoding threonine--tRNA ligase 1, cytoplasmic isoform X1, with amino-acid sequence MLKLAPQSGRYYSHLARICQRISPKIQTHTKPAKQQQQQQLKEPQQHNYATLASKMKKEKKEKPAGGGDTRKELNPWPQYIEERNVFWEKCKAEYEAELAAKTREPIKVTLPDGKQVDATSWQSTPYEVARGISQGLADNTVISKVNGEVWDLDRVLEGNCTLQLLKFDDPEAQAVFWHSSAHIMGEAMERIYGGHLCYGPPIESGFYYDMHLEGEGISTNDYGAMEGLVKQIVKEKQNFERLEMKKSDLLEMFKYNEFKVRILNEKVTTDRTTVYKCGSLIDLCRGPHVRHTGKVKALKITKNSSTYWEGKADAETLQRVYGISFPDPKQLKEWEKLQEEAAKRDHRKIGREQELFFFHELSPGSCFFQPRGAHIYNTLIGFIKAEYRKRGFQEVISPNIYNAKLWMTSGHWQHYAENMFSFEAEKEKFALKPMNCPGHCLIFDNRNRSWRELPLRMADFGVLHRNELSGALTGLTRVRRFQQDDAHIFCAPEQIKSEMKGCLEFLKHVYTIFGFSFQLVLSTRPENYLGELEQWNDAEKALAESLNEFGMPWKENPGDGAFYGPKIDITIMDALKRAHQCATIQLDFQLPIRFNLSYIADDGEKKRPVIIHRAILGSVERMIAILTENFAGKWPFWLSPRQVMVVPVGPAYDQYAQSVRDQLHAAGFMSEADCDAGDTMNKKIRNAQLAQFNFILVVGDKERSSNTVNVRTRDNKVHGEVSVADLITKLQKIRDEFISNEDNF
- the ThrRS gene encoding threonine--tRNA ligase 1, cytoplasmic isoform X2: MGDNVVTELNNLDLNKQKASKMKKEKKEKPAGGGDTRKELNPWPQYIEERNVFWEKCKAEYEAELAAKTREPIKVTLPDGKQVDATSWQSTPYEVARGISQGLADNTVISKVNGEVWDLDRVLEGNCTLQLLKFDDPEAQAVFWHSSAHIMGEAMERIYGGHLCYGPPIESGFYYDMHLEGEGISTNDYGAMEGLVKQIVKEKQNFERLEMKKSDLLEMFKYNEFKVRILNEKVTTDRTTVYKCGSLIDLCRGPHVRHTGKVKALKITKNSSTYWEGKADAETLQRVYGISFPDPKQLKEWEKLQEEAAKRDHRKIGREQELFFFHELSPGSCFFQPRGAHIYNTLIGFIKAEYRKRGFQEVISPNIYNAKLWMTSGHWQHYAENMFSFEAEKEKFALKPMNCPGHCLIFDNRNRSWRELPLRMADFGVLHRNELSGALTGLTRVRRFQQDDAHIFCAPEQIKSEMKGCLEFLKHVYTIFGFSFQLVLSTRPENYLGELEQWNDAEKALAESLNEFGMPWKENPGDGAFYGPKIDITIMDALKRAHQCATIQLDFQLPIRFNLSYIADDGEKKRPVIIHRAILGSVERMIAILTENFAGKWPFWLSPRQVMVVPVGPAYDQYAQSVRDQLHAAGFMSEADCDAGDTMNKKIRNAQLAQFNFILVVGDKERSSNTVNVRTRDNKVHGEVSVADLITKLQKIRDEFISNEDNF
- the Rab6 gene encoding ras-related protein Rab6 encodes the protein MSSGDFGNPLRKFKLVFLGEQSVGKTSLITRFMYDSFDNTYQATIGIDFLSKTMYLEDRTVRLQLWDTAGQERFRSLIPSYIRDSTVAVVVYDITNTNSFHQTSKWIDDVRTERGSDVIIMLVGNKTDLSDKRQVSTEEGERKAKELNVMFIETSAKAGYNVKQLFRRVAAALPGMDSTENKPSEDMQEVVLKDSPNETKDPEGGCAC